The segment CCGCGATCGAACTGCATGCCTTCGACAACATCGATCGTCGTATCCGAGCTCTTGCCCTCCTCGACGGTGATCACGCCGTCCTTGCCGACCTTCTCGAACGCATCGGCCAGGAGCTTGCCGATCACCTCGTCGTTGTTGGCGGAGATGCGGGCGACGTTGACGATGTCTTCACGGCGGTTGGCCTTGATCGGGCGGGACATGCCCTTGAGCTCGTCCACGACCTTTCCGACCGCCTTCTGAATGCCCCGGATGATGGCGTTGCCGTCCGCGCCGGCGGTGATGTTCCGCAGCCCCTGCTTGAAGATGGCTTCGGCCAGTACGGTGGCCGTGGTCGTGCCGTCACCCGCTACTTCACTCGTCTTCGAGGCCGCTTCCTTGACGAGTTGGGCCCCGAGGTTCTCGAACTTGTCAATCAGCTCGACCTCTTCGGCCACGGTAACGCCGTCTTTGGTGATATTCGGGCCTCCCCAGCCCTTATCAATCACCGCGTTTCGTCCGCGGGGCCCGAGGGTCGCCTTGACCGCGGCCGCGAGCTTCTCGACGCCGCTCTTCAACGAGCCCCTTGCGTCGTGCTCGTACGCCAACTGTTTGACCGCCATACGTTTCGCCTCCTACACGCTGCCGTGGAAACAAGTGGGAAAACAGATCCAACAACCGGCGGTTGGACAAACAACCCAGACGGCCGCCCTACCGTCGGCGGTTCGGCCCGCGCTCGGTACCGAACACCTCCTCGTGCCACGAGATACCGTCAGCGCACAAGAAGATGCTGTTCGTAGGGCAAGGCCCGGACCAGCCCATCACCCGCCACGGGATAGCTTGCAAATTATTATATCACAATAGATTGCAGACATTATGCGGTTGTTGGTCTTTGGAAATTCGCGCTGCCAGCTTGGCAGAAGCGCGTCGGACAGCGTTTATCGGGTGCCAATTTGACAGCGGCAGTCTGCGTCCACCTCGCGAATCGAATCGCGGCTGCCAGGGGGACAAGGGTCTCGAAGAATATTCCGCCGGGTTGAGCGAATCCTGATTTCGTGAAAATCGCGCGCGCGGGCATTCTGGGCAATCTGTTGGCGTCCCGCCGGCTGGAGGACATCGACGTACGTTTCGTGGGCTACCGGCCGGGACAGGAGATGCGCCGCCACGCCCACGGTTGGATGAGCGTGACGTTGGTACTTTCCGGCATCCTCCAGGAGACCGTGGAGGGTCGGACTGTCACGTGTCGTCCACTATCGCTGGTCGTCAAACCGGAAGGGGCGGAACACGAAACTCGCGCCGGGCCGATTGGGGCAATGACCCTCAACTTCCGCCTTGAACGGCAAGCGGTGCGTCAACTCGTGCGCCGTGGGGTAGATATTGGGCAATGCGGACTCCTGAGCGCCGGCACCAGCACAGCGTTGTTGCTCGAACATTTGCGTACGCAGGACGCGGCCCCCTTCCAAACATCCGACATTCTGGCTGACGCGATCCTCGGGTGCATGGACGCCAGTCTCCCGGCGGAAACGGCGGGTTGTGCAGAGCACACCGTCGCGATGTCGCGGGGATCGACGCGGGCGGCTGCGAACTCGGCTGACATGCATCCCGTCTCCTATGCCAGGCGATTTCGCCGAACCATGGGCGTCGCGCCGTCGCAGTGGCGCATCCGACAGCGGGTGTCGCACGCCGCGTGCGGTTTGGCCAACGGTCACGAGCAGGTCGTCCAGATTGCCCTCGCGGCCGGTTTCTCCGATCAGGCGCATCTCTGCCGGTTGTACAAGCGAGAGACCGGCCTGACGCCGAACCGGTACCGCCAGCTCATCCGATCTTTTCTGGCCGAAAACCGCCACGAATCTCCTCAGTTCCATTTGTTCAATACCTCACCGCCCACCTCACCTAGATTGTGGCCCGAGTAGTGGCGGCAACGACGTCTTGTCGCCGCGATGCCAGACCAGCGTGATACAGGGGTATTCAAATGAAACATAGCATGATGTGCGTCGTTGCCTTGTTGCTCGTTGCCACAGACGCCCGTGCCGAAGATGCCAGCACATCCCGCCGAGGCTACGACTCCTCAACTCTTGCGAGTGATCGACTTGAAATACCGTTTGTCCAGTGGGGCGGCGCCATCCTCGTCGAGAACGTCGAAGTCAATGGGCAGGGACCGTTCCGATTCATGTTGGACACCGGTGCCGAAGGGGCCGGGCGCGTTGATCGTACGCTTGTAGAGAAGCTCGATCTCCCCTTATTGAGCGACGCGACCGGCAAGGGCGTCCTCGGACAGAATCTGAAGTTGACCGATCAC is part of the Phycisphaerae bacterium genome and harbors:
- a CDS encoding AraC family transcriptional regulator, whose product is MKIARAGILGNLLASRRLEDIDVRFVGYRPGQEMRRHAHGWMSVTLVLSGILQETVEGRTVTCRPLSLVVKPEGAEHETRAGPIGAMTLNFRLERQAVRQLVRRGVDIGQCGLLSAGTSTALLLEHLRTQDAAPFQTSDILADAILGCMDASLPAETAGCAEHTVAMSRGSTRAAANSADMHPVSYARRFRRTMGVAPSQWRIRQRVSHAACGLANGHEQVVQIALAAGFSDQAHLCRLYKRETGLTPNRYRQLIRSFLAENRHESPQFHLFNTSPPTSPRLWPE